The Glycine soja cultivar W05 chromosome 6, ASM419377v2, whole genome shotgun sequence genome has a window encoding:
- the LOC114415450 gene encoding 1-aminocyclopropane-1-carboxylate oxidase 5-like, translating to MAVPVIDFSKLNGEERAKTMAQIANGCEEWGFFQLINHGIPEELLERVKKVASEFYKLEREENFKNSTSVKLLSDSVEKKSSEMEHVDWEDVITLLDDNEWPEKTPGFRETMAEYRAELKKLAEKLMEVMDENLGLTKGYIKKALNDGDGENAFFGTKVSHYPPCPHPELVKGLRAHTDAGGVILLFQDDKVGGLQMLKDGQWIDVQPLPNAIVINTGDQIEVLSNGRYKSCWHRVLATPDGNRRSIASFYNPSFKATICPAPQLVEKEDQQVDKTYPKFVFGDYMSVYAEQKFLPKEPRFQAVRAM from the exons ATGGCAGTTCCAGTGATTGATTTTTCAAAGCTGAATGGTGAAGAAAGAgccaaaactatggcacagattGCTAATGGGTGTGAAGAGTGGGGATTTTTTCAG TTGATCAACCATGGTATTCCAGAGGAACTCCTTGAGAGGGTGAAGAAGGTTGCCTCTGAGTTCTATAAGCTGGAAAGAGAGGAGAATTTCAAGAACTCCACATCAGTGAAGCTACTAAGCGATTCAgttgaaaagaagagcagcgaAATGGAGCATGTGGATTGGGAGGATGTTATCACTCTCCTTGATGATAATGAATGGCCAGAAAAAACACCAGGATTCAG GGAAACCATGGCAGAATATCGAGCCGAGTTAAAGAAATTGGCAGAGAAACTGATGGAGGTGATGGATGAGAATCTTGGCTTAACAAAAGGATACATCAAGAAGGCACTGAATGATGGAGATGGAGAAAATGCCTTCTTTGGCACCAAGGTGAGCCACTACCCTCCATGTCCCCATCCAGAGCTCGTGAAGGGTCTGCGAGCTCACACCGATGCAGGAGGCGTAATCCTACTCTTCCAAGATGACAAGGTTGGTGGCCTTCAGATGCTGAAAGATGGGCAATGGATTGATGTGCAGCCTTTGCCAAATGCCATTGTCATCAACACTGGTGATCAGATTGAGGTCTTGAGCAATGGTAGATACAAGAGTTGCTGGCACAGGGTTCTGGCCACACCAGATGGGAACAGAAGATCAATTGCCTCCTTCTATAATCCTTCATTCAAGGCCACCATATGTCCTGCACCACAACTTGTGGAGAAAGAAGACCAACAAGTAGATAAAACTTATCCTAAGTTTGTTTTTGGTGACTACATGTCTGTCTATGCTGAGCAGAAGTTCCTTCCCAAGGAACCAAGATTCCAAGCTGTTAGGGCCATGTGA
- the LOC114415451 gene encoding NAD kinase 2, chloroplastic-like isoform X1, producing MLARSSLCTCHMVFSVDRITPTFVSVFSANARVLAFRFQLRRNTDLVTAQLSNSFAFNFGLDSQSLNSIESHAAPQLPWTGPVPGDIAEVEAYCRIFRNSERLHSALMHALCNPLTGECSVSYEVPYDEKPLLEDKIVSVLGCIVALVNGGRQYVLSGRSSIGTPFCSAEVSVMEDTLPPLALFRSEMKKCCESLHVALENYFIPGNGRSLDVWRKLQRLKNLCYDSGFPRGEDYPSPELFVNWTPVYLFTSKEDMESKESEAAFCTGGQVTEEGLKWLLDKGYKTIIDLREEDVKDNFYQAAVCGAISSGSIELVRIPVKVRTAPTMKQVERFASYASDCSKRPIFLHSKEGVWRTSAMVSRWRQYMTRPASKFFSNQAVISNDMSSYYTNGSGKLQDSMIAEGSSLQKDTNLLQEGLGATHGSAGTFDSCSSSKKNNEKTKSNGALSELTPDDIASSQATAATGEGSFPSFSSETSPLEAQVPPFDIFSKKEMSKFLGSRKISKPSHFSYHGKRLEGLPDSRNLEPKIVDPAKSSNGSAHVDCPSGESQNTVGSNWKLVNLNNSSSVRTTVNGFSEGEMYYRSDANFSTTVNNDIDNVNTNSQRIGVNNDKAGLALCDEDLGLIEGDMCASSTGVVRVQSRKKAEMFLVRTDGFSCARERVSESSLAFTHPSTQQQMLMWKTTPKTVLLLKKPGEHLMEEAREVASFLYYQEKMNVFVEPDVHDIFARIPGFGFVQTFYTQDTCDLHEKVDFVACLGGDGVILHASNLFRDAIPPIVSFNLGSLGFLTSHNFEDFKQDLQQVIHGNSTRDGVYITLRMRLRCEIFRKGKAVPGKVFDILNEVVVDRGSNPYLSKIECYEHGRLITKVQGDGVIVATPTGSTAYSTAAGGSMVHPNVPCMLFTPICPHSLSFRPVILPDSAQLELKIPEDARSNTWVSFDGKRRQQLSRGDSVRISMSQHPLPTVNKFDQTGDWFHSLIRCLNWNERLDQKAL from the exons ATGTTGGCACGCAGCAGTCTCTGCACGTGCCACATGGTGTTCTCCGTCGACCGGATTACTCCCACCTTCGTGTCTGTGTTTTCTGCCAACGCCAGAGTGTTGGCTTTCCGCTTCCAATTGCGGAGGAACACAGACCTCGTTACCGCCCAACTTTCCAACTCTTTCGCCTTCAATTTCGGATTGGATTCCCAG AGTTTGAATTCCATTGAATCCCATGCTGCACCACAGTTGCCTTGGACTGGTCCAGTTCCAGGTGACATTGCTGAAGTGGAGGCATATTGTAGGATCTTTAGGAATTCCGAAAGGCTTCATTCTGCGTTAATGCATGCCTTGTGTAACCCTTTAACTGGTGAATGTAGTGTTTCCTATGAGGTTCCGTACGATGAGAAACCTCTTCTAGAGGATAAAATAGTATCTGTCCTTGGATGCATTGTGGCTCTTGTGAACGGTGGGAGGCAGTATGTTCTTTCTGGAAGGTCTTCAATTGGGACTCCCTTTTGTTCAGCAGAGGTCAGCGTCATGGAGGATACGCTCCCCCCCCTTGCCCTTTTCAGGAGCGAGATGAAGAAGTGTTGTGAGAGCTTGCATGTTGCTCTTGAGAATTATTTTATTCCTGGCAATGGTCGGAGCTTGGATGTGTGGAGGAAACTTCAGAGACTGAAGAATCTGTGCTATGATTCTGGCTTTCCTCGGGGGGAGGATTATCCGTCTCCTGAGCTGTTTGTGAATTGGACTCCTGTGTATTTATTCACTTCCAAAGAGGACATGGAGTCCAAAGAATCTGAAGCAGCTTTTTGCACCGGCGGGCAAGTAACAGAAGAAGGCCTAAAGTGGTTACTGGATAAAGGATATAAAACAATCATAGATCTCAGAGAAGAGGATGTAAAAGATAACTTCTATCAAGCAGCTGTGTGTGGTGCTATTTCATCTGGCAGTATCGAGTTGGTCAGAATCCCCGTTAAAGTTAGGACTGCACCTACGATGAAACAGGTTGAGAGGTTTGCATCTTATGCTTCAGATTGCAGCAAAAGACCAATTTTTCTTCATAGCAAGGAGGGAGTTTGGAGAACATCTGCCATGGTCTCCAGATGGAGGCAGTACATGACTCGCCCTGCATCAaagtttttttctaatcaagCAGTTATTTCCAATGACATGTCATCATATTATACAAATGGATCTGGAAAGCTGCAGGACTCAATGATTGCCGAAGGATCCTCCCTGCAAAAAGATACTAATTTGCTGCAAGAGGGTTTGGGTGCAACACATGGTTCTGCTGGCACATTTGACTCATGTTCCTCTTCAAAAAAGAATaacgaaaaaacaaaaagtaatgGAGCTTTAAGTGAACTTACTCCTGATGATATTGCTTCATCACAAGCCACTGCTGCTACTGGGGAAGGATCTTTTCCCAGTTTCTCCAGTGAAACTAGCCCTTTAGAAGCTCAAGTTCCTCCTTTTGATATCTTTTCCAAAAAAGAGATGTCCAAATTTTTGGGAAGTAGGAAGATCTCAAAACCCTCTCATTTCAGTTATCATGGTAAAAGATTGGAAGGCCTGCCAGATTCGAGGAATCTTGAACCTAAAATTGTGGATCCAGCAAAAAGTTCCAACGGGTCAGCTCATGTGGATTGTCCATCTGGAGAGTCCCAGAACACAGTTGGTAGCAATTGGAAGTTAGTGAATTTGAATAATTCCAGCTCTGTTAGGACAACAGTTAATGGATTTAGTGAAGGGGAAATGTATTACAGGAGTGATGCCAATTTCTCTACCACTGTGAACAATGATATTGATAATGTCAATACTAACTCTCAAAGGATTGGAGTTAATAATGATAAGGCTGGGCTAGCCTTATGTGATGAAGACCTGGGGCTCATTGAAGGAGACATGTGCGCTTCATCAACGGGGGTGGTAAGGGTGCAGTCAAGAAAGAAAGCAGAGATGTTCTTAGTACGAACGGATGGATTTTCTTGTGCCAGAGAGAGGGTGAGTGAATCCTCATTGGCCTTTACTCATCCTAGCACCCAGCAACAGATGCTTATGTGGAAAACTACGCCAAAGACAGTATTACTGTTGAAAAAGCCAGGAGAGCATCTCATGGAAGAAGCTAGAGag GTTGCTTCTTTTCTATATTACCAAGAGAAAATGAATGTTTTTGTGGAACCTGATGTGCATGATATATTTGCTAGAATTCCTGGGTTTGGATTTGTTCAGACCTTCTATACACAGGATACTTG TGATCTACACGAGAAAGTTGATTTTGTAGCATGTTTGGGGGGAGATGGTGTTATACTGCATGCTTCAAATCTGTTCAGAGATGCTATTCCCCCCATTGTGTCATTTAACCTTGGTTCCCTTGGTTTTCTGACTTCTCATAAC TTCGAAGACTTCAAGCAGGACTTACAACAAGTTATCCATGGTAATAGTACAAGAGATGGAGTGTACATCACTCTCAGAATGCGTCTCCGATGTGAAATTTTTCGTAAGGGTAAAGCTGTACCAGGGAAAGTATTTGATATTCTCAACGAGGTTGTTGTTGATCGGGGTTCTAATCCGTACCTTTCAAAGATCGAATGTTATGAACACGGTAGACTTATAACCAAG GTACAAGGTGATGGAGTCATTGTGGCCACCCCTACTGGAAGCACTGCCTATTCTACAGCTGCTGGAGGTTCCATG gTCCATCCAAACGTTCCCTGCATGCTGTTTACCCCAATCTGTCCACATTCACTCTCATTTAGACCAGTTATACTTCCAGATTCTGCTCAACTTGAATTAAAG aTTCCAGAGGATGCAAGAAGCAACACCTGGGTTTCGTTTGATGGAAAGAGAAGACAGCAACTTTCAAGAGGAGATTCAGTACGAATATCTATGAGTCAGCATCCACTTCCAACAGTTAACAAGTTTGACCAAACTGGTGATTGGTTTCATAGCTTGATTCGCTGCCTAAATTGGAATGAAAGGCTTGATCAAAAGGCCTTATAA
- the LOC114415451 gene encoding NAD kinase 2, chloroplastic-like isoform X2: MLARSSLCTCHMVFSVDRITPTFVSVFSANARVLAFRFQLRRNTDLVTAQLSNSFAFNFGLDSQSLNSIESHAAPQLPWTGPVPGDIAEVEAYCRIFRNSERLHSALMHALCNPLTGECSVSYEVPYDEKPLLEDKIVSVLGCIVALVNGGRQYVLSGRSSIGTPFCSAEVSVMEDTLPPLALFRSEMKKCCESLHVALENYFIPGNGRSLDVWRKLQRLKNLCYDSGFPRGEDYPSPELFVNWTPVYLFTSKEDMESKESEAAFCTGGQVTEEGLKWLLDKGYKTIIDLREEDVKDNFYQAAVCGAISSGSIELVRIPVKVRTAPTMKQVERFASYASDCSKRPIFLHSKEGVWRTSAMVSRWRQYMTRPASKFFSNQAVISNDMSSYYTNGSGKLQDSMIAEGSSLQKDTNLLQEGLGATHGSAGTFDSCSSSKKNNEKTKSNGALSELTPDDIASSQATAATGEGSFPSFSSETSPLEAQVPPFDIFSKKEMSKFLGSRKISKPSHFSYHGKRLEGLPDSRNLEPKIVDPAKSSNGSAHVDCPSGESQNTVGSNWKLVNLNNSSSVRTTVNGFSEGEMYYRSDANFSTTVNNDIDNVNTNSQRIGVNNDKAGLALCDEDLGLIEGDMCASSTGVVRVQSRKKAEMFLVRTDGFSCARERVSESSLAFTHPSTQQQMLMWKTTPKTVLLLKKPGEHLMEEAREVASFLYYQEKMNVFVEPDVHDIFARIPGFGFVQTFYTQDTCDLHEKVDFVACLGGDGVILHASNLFRDAIPPIVSFNLGSLGFLTSHNFEDFKQDLQQVIHGNSTRDGVYITLRMRLRCEIFRKGKAVPGKVFDILNEVVVDRGSNPYLSKIECYEHGTR; the protein is encoded by the exons ATGTTGGCACGCAGCAGTCTCTGCACGTGCCACATGGTGTTCTCCGTCGACCGGATTACTCCCACCTTCGTGTCTGTGTTTTCTGCCAACGCCAGAGTGTTGGCTTTCCGCTTCCAATTGCGGAGGAACACAGACCTCGTTACCGCCCAACTTTCCAACTCTTTCGCCTTCAATTTCGGATTGGATTCCCAG AGTTTGAATTCCATTGAATCCCATGCTGCACCACAGTTGCCTTGGACTGGTCCAGTTCCAGGTGACATTGCTGAAGTGGAGGCATATTGTAGGATCTTTAGGAATTCCGAAAGGCTTCATTCTGCGTTAATGCATGCCTTGTGTAACCCTTTAACTGGTGAATGTAGTGTTTCCTATGAGGTTCCGTACGATGAGAAACCTCTTCTAGAGGATAAAATAGTATCTGTCCTTGGATGCATTGTGGCTCTTGTGAACGGTGGGAGGCAGTATGTTCTTTCTGGAAGGTCTTCAATTGGGACTCCCTTTTGTTCAGCAGAGGTCAGCGTCATGGAGGATACGCTCCCCCCCCTTGCCCTTTTCAGGAGCGAGATGAAGAAGTGTTGTGAGAGCTTGCATGTTGCTCTTGAGAATTATTTTATTCCTGGCAATGGTCGGAGCTTGGATGTGTGGAGGAAACTTCAGAGACTGAAGAATCTGTGCTATGATTCTGGCTTTCCTCGGGGGGAGGATTATCCGTCTCCTGAGCTGTTTGTGAATTGGACTCCTGTGTATTTATTCACTTCCAAAGAGGACATGGAGTCCAAAGAATCTGAAGCAGCTTTTTGCACCGGCGGGCAAGTAACAGAAGAAGGCCTAAAGTGGTTACTGGATAAAGGATATAAAACAATCATAGATCTCAGAGAAGAGGATGTAAAAGATAACTTCTATCAAGCAGCTGTGTGTGGTGCTATTTCATCTGGCAGTATCGAGTTGGTCAGAATCCCCGTTAAAGTTAGGACTGCACCTACGATGAAACAGGTTGAGAGGTTTGCATCTTATGCTTCAGATTGCAGCAAAAGACCAATTTTTCTTCATAGCAAGGAGGGAGTTTGGAGAACATCTGCCATGGTCTCCAGATGGAGGCAGTACATGACTCGCCCTGCATCAaagtttttttctaatcaagCAGTTATTTCCAATGACATGTCATCATATTATACAAATGGATCTGGAAAGCTGCAGGACTCAATGATTGCCGAAGGATCCTCCCTGCAAAAAGATACTAATTTGCTGCAAGAGGGTTTGGGTGCAACACATGGTTCTGCTGGCACATTTGACTCATGTTCCTCTTCAAAAAAGAATaacgaaaaaacaaaaagtaatgGAGCTTTAAGTGAACTTACTCCTGATGATATTGCTTCATCACAAGCCACTGCTGCTACTGGGGAAGGATCTTTTCCCAGTTTCTCCAGTGAAACTAGCCCTTTAGAAGCTCAAGTTCCTCCTTTTGATATCTTTTCCAAAAAAGAGATGTCCAAATTTTTGGGAAGTAGGAAGATCTCAAAACCCTCTCATTTCAGTTATCATGGTAAAAGATTGGAAGGCCTGCCAGATTCGAGGAATCTTGAACCTAAAATTGTGGATCCAGCAAAAAGTTCCAACGGGTCAGCTCATGTGGATTGTCCATCTGGAGAGTCCCAGAACACAGTTGGTAGCAATTGGAAGTTAGTGAATTTGAATAATTCCAGCTCTGTTAGGACAACAGTTAATGGATTTAGTGAAGGGGAAATGTATTACAGGAGTGATGCCAATTTCTCTACCACTGTGAACAATGATATTGATAATGTCAATACTAACTCTCAAAGGATTGGAGTTAATAATGATAAGGCTGGGCTAGCCTTATGTGATGAAGACCTGGGGCTCATTGAAGGAGACATGTGCGCTTCATCAACGGGGGTGGTAAGGGTGCAGTCAAGAAAGAAAGCAGAGATGTTCTTAGTACGAACGGATGGATTTTCTTGTGCCAGAGAGAGGGTGAGTGAATCCTCATTGGCCTTTACTCATCCTAGCACCCAGCAACAGATGCTTATGTGGAAAACTACGCCAAAGACAGTATTACTGTTGAAAAAGCCAGGAGAGCATCTCATGGAAGAAGCTAGAGag GTTGCTTCTTTTCTATATTACCAAGAGAAAATGAATGTTTTTGTGGAACCTGATGTGCATGATATATTTGCTAGAATTCCTGGGTTTGGATTTGTTCAGACCTTCTATACACAGGATACTTG TGATCTACACGAGAAAGTTGATTTTGTAGCATGTTTGGGGGGAGATGGTGTTATACTGCATGCTTCAAATCTGTTCAGAGATGCTATTCCCCCCATTGTGTCATTTAACCTTGGTTCCCTTGGTTTTCTGACTTCTCATAAC TTCGAAGACTTCAAGCAGGACTTACAACAAGTTATCCATGGTAATAGTACAAGAGATGGAGTGTACATCACTCTCAGAATGCGTCTCCGATGTGAAATTTTTCGTAAGGGTAAAGCTGTACCAGGGAAAGTATTTGATATTCTCAACGAGGTTGTTGTTGATCGGGGTTCTAATCCGTACCTTTCAAAGATCGAATGTTATGAACACG GTACAAGGTGA